One region of Camelina sativa cultivar DH55 chromosome 6, Cs, whole genome shotgun sequence genomic DNA includes:
- the LOC104698966 gene encoding agamous-like MADS-box protein AGL97, with product MGALKRKIDTEKKIEKKQPRAVTFSKRRKGLFSKTLELCLLSDAQIAILATPVSANSHNSFYTFGHSSVDSVVAAFLADETPTRDVDDENLGFWWEDESLANSENAEELGDAIVSMKRINQGMEYFDQIFDSEVETQSQAMPMIDYVGEGCSNQGLDFDQIFDSEVHETQSQAAMPMINLDDDEFFSSDFFNDFDIDALYA from the exons ATGGGGGCCTTGAAGAGGAAGATAGatacagagaagaagatagagaagaaaCAACCACGCGCTGTTACATTCTCGAAACGTAGGAAGGGCCTTTTCAGCAAAACGTTGGAGCTCTGTCTTCTCTCCGACGCTCAGATTGCAATCTTAGCCACTCCTGTTTCTGCTAATTCCCACAACTCTTTCTACACGTTTGGACACTCGTCTGTGGATAGCGTTGTCGCTGCTTTCCTCGCTGATGAGACTCCGACTCGGGACGTCGATGACgaaaatctagggttttggtGGGAAGACGAGAGTCTCGCCAATTCGGAGAATGCGGAGGAATTGGGTGACGCGATTGTTTCGATGAAGAGGAT CAACCAAGGGATGGAATACTTTGATCAAATATTTGATTCTGAGGTTGAGACTCAGTCTCAGGCTATGCCGATGATCGATTACGTGGGTGAAGGATGCAGCAACCAAGGGCTCGACTTTGATCAAATATTTGATTCTGAGGTTCATGAGACTCAATCTCAAGCTGCTATGCCGATGATCAATTTGGACGACGACGAGTTCTTCTCTTCTGATTTCTTCaatgattttgatattgatGCTCTATATGCATAA
- the LOC104791082 gene encoding gamma carbonic anhydrase-like 2, mitochondrial yields MATSLARISKRGVTSALSSNLIRRYFAAEAVAVATTETPKPKSDVTPSPDRVKWDYRGQRQIIPLGQWLPKVAVDAYVAPNVVLAGQVTVWDGSSVWNGSVLRGDLNKITVGFCSNVQERCVVHAAWSSPTGLPAMTLIDRYVTVGAYSLLRSCTIEPECIIGQHSILMEGSLVETRSILEAGSVVPPGRRIPSGELWGGNPARFIRTLTNEETLEIPKLAVAINHLSGDYFSEFLPYSTAYLEVEKFKKSLGIAV; encoded by the exons ATGGCGACTTCGCTAGCTCGTATCTCTAAAAGAGGCGTCACATCGGCTTTGTCTTCGAATCTGATTCGGCGTTACTTCGCTGCGGAAGCAGTTGCGGTGGCGACGACGGAAACGCCTAAACCGAAATCGGATGTGACGCCGTCGCCGGATCGGGTGAAATGGGACTACAGAGGCCAAAGACAGATCATTCCTCTGGGTCAGTGGCTACCGAAGGTCGCCGTCGATGCTTACGTGGCACCTAACGTTGTGTTGGCTGGTCAGGTCACAGTCTGGGACGGATCGTCTGTGTGGAACGGTTCCGTTTTGAGAGGAGATCTCAACAAGATCACCGTTGGATTCTGCTCAAATGTCCAGGAACGGTGTGTTGTTCATGCTGCGTGGTCGTCCCCAACAG GATTGCCAGCAATGACATTGATCGATAGGTACGTGACAGTTGGTGCATACAGTCTTTTAAGATCATGCACTATCGAACCCGAATGCATCATCGGGCAACACTCAATCCTAATGGAGGGTTCGCTGGTCGAGACACGATCAATCCTAGAAGCTGGTTCTGTTGTGCCACCTGGCAGAAGAATCCCATCTGGTGAACTTTGGGGAGGCAACCCAGCAAGGTTTATTCGAACTCTCACCAATGAAGAAACATTAGAGATCCCGAAGCTTGCTGTTGCCATTAACCACCTAAGTGGAGATTACTTCTCTGAGTTCTTGCCTTACTCAACTGCCTATCTTGAGGTTGAGAAGTTCAAGAAATCCCTTGGGATTGCCGTATAG
- the LOC104791083 gene encoding probable carboxylesterase 12 has protein sequence MDSEIAVDFSPVLKISKSGRIERLMGETTVPPSSDPQNGVVSKDVVHSPDTNLSVRIYLPEKALAADEKLPLLVYIHGGGFIIETAFSPTYHNFLTAAVSASDCVAVSVDYRRAPEHPISVPFDDSWTALKWVFTHIAGSGQEDWLNKHADFSKVILSGDSAGANIVHHMAMRAAKEKLTPGLKDTGISGIILVHPYFWSKTPIDEKDVKDETLRMKVESFWMMASPNSKDGSDDPLLNVVKSESVDLSGLGCGKVLVMVAEKDALVRQGWGYAAKLEKSGWKGEVEVVESEGEDHVFHLVKPTCEKALEAMHKFSGFFKGGDK, from the coding sequence ATGGATTCCGAGATCGCCGTCGACTTCTCTCCGGTGCTTAAAATCTCCAAGAGTGGCCGCATCGAGCGACTCATGGGCGAAACCACCGTCCCACCTTCTTCCGACCCACAAAACGGTGTCGTCTCAAAAGACGTCGTTCATTCTCCCGACACCAACCTCTCCGTCCGCATTTACCTCCCGGAGAAAGCTCTGGCCGCCGATGAGAAACTCCCTCTCCTCGTCTACATCCACGGCGGAGGGTTCATCATCGAAACCGCTTTCTCCCCGACTTACCACAATTTCCTCACGGCGGCTGTCTCTGCCTCAGACTGTGTAGCCGTGTCTGTTGATTACCGGCGTGCGCCGGAGCATCCGATTTCGGTCCCGTTCGATGATTCTTGGACAGCTCTGAAATGGGTATTCACCCATATCGCCGGATCTGGTCAGGAGGATTGGTTAAACAAACACGCTGATTTCAGCAAAGTGATCCTCTCCGGAGACAGCGCCGGAGCTAACATCGTGCATCACATGGCGATGAGAGCTGCGAAAGAGAAACTCACTCCTGGTTTGAAGGATACAGGAATATCTGGAATCATCTTGGTTCATCCTTACTTCTGGTCAAAAACACCAATCGACGAGAAGGACGTCAAGGATGAAACGTTGAGGATGAAGGTGGAGTCGTTTTGGATGATGGCTAGTCCCAATAGCAAAGATGGATCAGATGATCCGTTGCTCAACGTGGTGAAGTCAGAGTCGGTGGATTTGTCCGGGTTAGGTTGTGGTAAGGTTTTGGTGATGGTGGCTGAGAAAGACGCGTTGGTGAGGCAAGGTTGGGGTTACGCGGCCAAGCTTGAGAAGAGTGGTTGGAAAGGAGAGGTTGAGGTGGTGGAGAGTGAAGGAGAAGACCATGTTTTTCATTTGGTGAAACCTACTTGTGAGAAAGCTCTTGAAGCCATGCATAAATTTTCAGGGTTTTTTAAGGGAGGAGACAAGTAG
- the LOC104791084 gene encoding ankyrin repeat domain-containing protein 2B-like, which produces MKTKKSSKEGKRCRLYVTMKRVVLDGESVFKRLNEAMGNVHKTAILPGLKTALATANKDEDDSEGRTALYLACSYGKVKCAKVLLEAGANLNAVDKNKNTPLHYAANCGRKKTLQNMDDKNPIDLAKLNYQLDVMNLLEKDA; this is translated from the exons atgaagacgaagaagtcTTCCAAAGAAGGAAAGCGTTGCAGATTATATGTGACTATGAAAAG AGTTGTTCTTGATGGAGAAAGTGTGTTCAAAAGGCTTAATGAAGCAATGGGTAATGTTCATAAGACTGCTATACTTCCG GGTCTGAAAACTGCATTGGCTACTGCGAACAAAGATGAAGACGACTCCGAGGGAAGGACAGCACTGTATTTGGCTTGCTCGTATGGCAAG GTGAAATGTGCTAAAGTTCTTCTGGAAGCTGGAGCAAATCTCAACGCGgttgacaaaaacaagaacacaccGTTGCACTATGCTGCTAATTGTGGGAGGAAAAA AACCCTGCAAAACATGGATGACAAAAATCCCATTGATTTGGCTAAGCTTAACTATCAGCTTGACGTTATGAACCTCCTTGAGAAGGACGCATGA
- the LOC104698969 gene encoding B3 domain-containing protein At4g02870-like yields the protein MSLSNIPLPPREKNPASTIQEPRDSLEDSFFLRSKETEKKSPTSMSQKTLKPFVCFSDNTDEEVLKRYESYLDNPNDYEGDNILINNTTNMLSPSGALLEGNIGSQQDPNPTQMKPTSRDVKNNSNQSYLIVEGSNVISDGPEMMPSISIDGIDLPAFFADSTEEDPQLPYDNLEDLGILGEGSGIDTTCLFKNKSNIAFGSFGSIESMMNAKREREKIVMIPTPTVNDAPQMIPAPTVNDAPETIPAPTVNDAPQWTIRRKLIKNDINPYNNSLILQESSVDEHIRRHMPVA from the exons ATGTCTCTCTCCAACATTCCTTTACCACCGAGGGAGAAGAATCCAGCGAGTACGATACAAGAACCACGAGATAGCCTTGAAGATTCCTTTTTCTTGCGATCcaaggaaacagagaaaaagagccCGACGAGTATGAGCCAAAAAACACTGAAGCCGTTTGTTTGTTTCTCCGATAACACAGATGAAGAAGTCTTGAAGCGATATGAATCCTACTTGGATAACCCAAATGACTACGAAGGTGATAACATCCTTATCAACAACACTACAAACATGTTGAGTCCTTCTGGTGCCTTGCTCGAAG GGAACATTGGTTCACAACAAGATCCTAACCCGACGCAGATGAAGCCTACCTCAAGAGATGTCAAGAACAACAGTAACCAGTCTTACTTGATTGTCGAAGGTTCCAACGTTATTTCTGATGGGCCTGAGATGATGCCTAGCATCTCCATAGATGGTATAGATTTACCTGCATTTTTCGCAGACTCTACCGAAGAAGATCCACAGCTTCCTTACGATAACCTTGAGGATTTAGGAATTCTAG GTGAAGGATCTGGCATAGACACTACTTGccttttcaaaaacaaaagtaacatTGCTTTTGGTTCGTTTGGAAGCATTGAATCCATGATGAAcgcaaaaagagagagagaaaagattgTGATGATCCCTACACCTACTGTCAACGACGCACCTCAAATGATCCCTGCACCTACTGTCAACGACGCACCTGAAACGATCCCTGCACCTACTGTCAACGACGCACCTCAATGGACCATCAGGAGGAAACTGATTAAGAACGATATTAACCCTTATAACAACAGCCTTATTCTGCAAGAAAGCTCCGTTGATGAGCACATTCGAAGACATATGCCTGTAGCATAA
- the LOC104791085 gene encoding probable carboxylesterase 12 — MDSEIAFDFSPVLKIFKSGRIERLMGETTVPPSSDPQNGVVSKDIVHSPDTNLSVRIYLPEKSLAADEKLPLLVYIHGGGFIIETAFSPTYHNFVTAAVSASDCVAVSVDYRRAPEHPISVPFDDSWTALKWVFTHIAGSGQEDWLNKHADFSKVILSGDSAGGNIVHHMAMRAAKEKLTPCLKDTGISGIILVHPYFWSKTPIDDKDIKDATLRMKIDSIWKMASPDSKDGSDDPLINVVKSESVDLSGLGCGKVLVMVAEKDALARQGWGYAAKLDKSGWKGEVEVVESEGEEHVFHLMKPTCDKALEAMHKFSGFIKGGK; from the coding sequence ATGGATTCCGAGATCGCCTTCGACTTCTCTCCGGTGCTTAAAATCTTTAAGAGTGGCCGCATCGAGCGACTCATGGGCGAAACCACAGTCCCACCTTCTTCCGACCCACAAAACGGCGTCGTCTCAAAAGACATCGTTCATTCTCCCGACACCAACCTCTCCGTCCGCATTTACCTCCCGGAGAAATCTCTGGCCGCCGATGAGAAACTCCCTCTCCTCGTCTACATCCACGGCGGAGGGTTCATCATCGAAACCGCTTTCTCCCCGACTTACCACAATTTCGTCACGGCGGCTGTCTCTGCTTCAGACTGTGTAGCCGTCTCTGTTGATTACCGGCGTGCGCCGGAGCATCCGATTTCGGTCCCGTTCGATGATTCTTGGACAGCTCTGAAATGGGTATTCACCCATATCGCCGGATCTGGTCAGGAGGATTGGTTAAATAAACACGCTGATTTCAGCAAAGTGATCCTCTCCGGAGACAGCGCCGGAGGGAACATCGTGCATCACATGGCGATGAGAGCTGCGAAAGAGAAACTCACTCCTTGTTTGAAGGATACAGGAATCTCTGGAATCATCTTGGTCCATCCTTACTTCTGGTCAAAGACACCAATCGACGACAAGGACATCAAGGATGCAACGTTGAGGATGAAGATCGATTCGATTTGGAAGATGGCTAGTCCCGATAGCAAAGATGGATCAGATGATCCGTTGATTAACGTGGTGAAGTCAGAGTCGGTGGATCTGTCCGGGTTGGGTTGTGGTAAGGTTTTGGTGATGGTGGCTGAGAAAGATGCGTTGGCGAGGCAAGGTTGGGGTTACGCGGCCAAGCTTGATAAGAGCGGCTGGAAAGGAGAGGTTGAGGTAGTGGAGAGTGAAGGAGAGGAACATGTTTTTCATTTGATGAAACCTACTTGTGATAAGGCTCTTGAAGCCATGCATAAATTCTCAGGGTTTATCAAGGGAGGCAAGTAG
- the LOC104791086 gene encoding LOW QUALITY PROTEIN: probable carboxylesterase 13 (The sequence of the model RefSeq protein was modified relative to this genomic sequence to represent the inferred CDS: inserted 1 base in 1 codon), translating to MDSEIAADYFPLLIIYKSGRVERLMGETTVPPSSDPQNGVVSKDVVYSPDNNLSVRIYIPEKAAAAGEKLPLLVYFHGGGFLTETAFSPTYHTFLTAAVSASDCVAVSVDYRRAPEHPIPTPYDDSWTALKWVFSHIAGYGQEDWLSKHADFSKVFMAGDSAGANITHHMALKAAKKKLSPGLNDSGVSGIILVHPYFWSKTPLDDMETTDVAIRTWIESIWTLACPTSKDGLDDPFINVVQSELVDLSGLGCGRVLVMVAEKDKLVRQGWGYGGXGEVDVMETKGEGHVFHLKDPNSEKAHELVHRFAGFIKGRQVTWWWNYHSVFEMSLLAL from the exons ATGGATTCCGAGATCGCCGCCGACTATTTTCCGTTGCTCATAATCTACAAGAGTGGCCGCGTCGAGCGACTCATGGGTGAAACCACCGTCCCACCTTCTTCCGACCCACAAAACGGTGTCGTTTCCAAGGACGTTGTTTATTCTCCCGACAACAACCTCTCCGTCCGCATTTACATCCCGGAGAAAGCCGCCGCAGCCGGTGAGAAACTCCCTCTCCTTGTCTACTTCCACGGCGGAGGATTCCTCACTGAAACCGCTTTCTCCCCGACTTACCATACTTTTCTCACGGCGGCTGTCTCTGCCTCGGACTGTGTAGCCGTCTCTGTAGATTACCGGCGTGCACCGGAGCATCCGATTCCGACGCCTTACGATGATTCGTGGACAGCTCTCAAATGGGTTTTCTCTCACATCGCCGGATATGGTCAAGAAGATTGGTTGAGCAAACACGCCGATTTCAGCAAAGTGTTCATGGCCGGAGATAGCGCTGGAGCGAACATAACGCATCACATGGCGTTGAAAGCTGCTAAAAAGAAACTCAGTCCCGGTTTGAACGATTCAGGAGTCTCTGGAATCATCTTAGTACATCCTTACTTCTGGTCAAAAACCCCACTCGACGACATGGAAACGACGGATGTAGCAATAAGGACGTGGATCGAGTCGATTTGGACGTTGGCTTGTCCCACAAGTAAAGATGGATTAGATGATCCGTTCATCAACGTGGTGCAATCAGAGTTGGTAGATTTGTCCGGGTTGGGTTGCGGAAGGGTTTTGGTAATGGTGGCTGAGAAAGACAAGTTGGTGAGGCAAGGTTGGGGCTACGGGG CCGGAGAAGTGGACGTGATGGAGACTAAGGGAGAAGGTCATGTTTTTCATTTGAAGGATCCTAATTCTGAAAAGGCTCATGAACTCGTGCACAGATTCGCAGGGTTTATCAAAGGGAGACAAGTAACTTGGTGGTGGAACTATCATTCGGTGTTTGAGATGTCTCTCCTCGCTCTCTGA